A region of the Flintibacter sp. KGMB00164 genome:
AGTCCATCCGCAAGGAGGTGGAGGCGGAGCAGTATCGTCTCTCCTGCGCCAAGCAGGAGACCGCCGCCTATGTGCAGAAGGTGAAGGCCCTGCATCAGCAGGCCCAGACCTATCTGGACCAGCTGGACCAGATCACGCCCCAGCAGCCTCAGGCGGAGCAGCCCGCCCAGACCGATGCGGTAGACCAGGCGGTCTCCGACATTGACGACAGCGTGCAGCGTCTGGTGGCCAAGGCCATGGCCGAGGCCAAGGAGGAGAACGAGAAGGCCCGCCAGGGCCAAGACCTGTCCGACACCGCCGAGTTCCCCGCCCAGGGGAGCAAGGAGCCGGAGCACGACGACATGGAGCAGACCACCCGCATCGACTTCGGGGAGTTGCAGTTCGGCCGGGACTACGAGATTAAATAAGATAAAATATCCCCCGGAATTTAAGATTCCGGGGGATATTTATTGCCATTTATTCTACGCATAAAAAATGGGAGCGACCTGAGCAGTCACTCCCCAAAAATCTCTTTTACGGGCGCAGAAGGGAAACGAAGTTTCCCATAAAGTTCTTTGCCAAGCTTTCTTTCAAGAAAGCGGCGGGGGCGGAGGCGAAACGAAGTTTTGCAAAAAGCTTTTTTGCCTACTTTTTTCTCGAAAAAAGTAGGTTGACAAACCATTCAGGCAGGGGGCACTCCAGTTCCACCGGTTGTCCGGTGGTGGGGTGGATAAAGCGCAGCCGCCGGGCGTGGAGGCACTGGCCTGCCAGGCCTGGCACCGGCTTTTTTGACCCATACATCGTATCGCCCAGCAGGGGATGGCCCAGATAGGCCATGTGGACGCGGATCTGGTGGGTGCGGCCGGTCTCCAGACGGCACTCCAAGTGGGTGCAGCCGGAATAACGTCCCAGCACCTTCCAGTGGGTCACCGCCGGACGGCCCTTGGGGTCCACCGCCATCTTTTTCCGGTCCACCGGGTGGCGGCCGATGGGGGCGTTCACCGTGCCGCTGTCCTCTTTGAAGCCGCCCACCGCGACCGCCTCGTACACCCGGGCCAGGGTGTGGTCCTGAAGCTGGGCGGCCAGAGCCAGATGGGCGCGGTCGTTTTTGGCCGCGATAATAAGGCCGGAGGTGTCCCGGTCAATGCGGTGGACAATGCCCGGGCGCAGCTCCCCGTTGATGCCCGACAGGGAGTCCCCGCAGTGGTAGAGCAGGGCGTTGACCAGGGTGCCGTCGGGGTGTCCGGGAGCGGGATGGACCACCAGCCCCACCGGCTTGTTCACCACGATCACGTCGTCATCCTCGTATACCACGTCCAGAGGGATATTCTGAGGCACGATCTCCACCGGCTGAGGGTCGGGGAGCAGCACCTCCACCACCATGCCGGGGGTGGTCTTGGCGTTCTTTTTCAGAGGCTTTCCACTGCTGGTCACCGCCCCCTGTTCCAGCAGGCGCTGGGCGGCGGAGCGGGTCAGGTCCTCTACCTGGCTGGCCACAAAGGCGTCCAGCCGCTCGCCCCCCTCCTGGGCGGTCAGAATGAGGGGGGTCACAGGTTGTTCTCCCGGGACTTGGGTCCCTCCAGCTTGTCCCACAGCAGCAGGTAGTACAGGGCGGCCCCGATGCCGCCCACTACCACGCAGATGTCGGCCACATTAAAGACGGCAAAGTTCATAAACAGCACATTGAACATGTCCACCACGTAGCCCTGCAGCGCCCGGTCGATGAGGTTGCCCACGGCTCCTGCCAGCAGCAGAGCCAGACACACCCGGCCCAGAGGATGGCGGAAGAACTTTTTCACCAGAGCCACCGCCAAAACCACCGACATCACCAGGGAGATCAGGGTCAAAATCCAGGTGTGCTCGTTGAACAGGGAGAAGGCGGCGCCGGTGTTCTGCACGTAGGTCAGGTCCAGAATGTAGGGCAGAAAGGGCACGTGGTGCCCCAGGGGGATATTTTGAACCACCAGATATTTTACCAGCTGGTCCAGGGCCACCAGAGCGGCCACAAGCAGGGCGTACAGCATAAGAAAACTCCTTGAAAGGCGACATAATACAAGTAAGATGGACTCTATTTTATCATGTTCTCTGCCCGGGTACAACGGGGAATTTCCAGACAGGATGTAGATTTTTACCTTTCACCATACAGCGCCAGGTGGTAAAATAGAAAAAGCAAGAAAACGAAGGAGGGGAACGGTCATGGAGATCCAGGGCCTGCAAAAAATGACCCTGCTGGACTACCCCGGCAAGGTGGCCTGTACGGTTTTTCTGGGAGGGTGTGACTTTCGCTGTCCCTTCTGTCACAACGGGGAGCTGGTCCTCTCCCCTGCCCCGGCGGAGATGAACCAGGAGGAGCTGCTGGCCTTTTTGAAAAAGCGCCAGGGTCTGCTGGACGGGGTGTGCATCACCGGCGGAGAGCCGCTGCTGCGGCCTGACCTACCCCAGCTGCTGGATGCGGTGAAGGCCATGGGCTACCCGGTGAAGCTGGATACCAACGGCAGCCACCCCCGGGCTCTGGTGGACCTGGTGGAGCGCAAGCTGGTGGACTATGTGGCGATGGACGTGAAAAACAGCCCGGAGCGCTACCCGGAGACGGTGGGCGTGCCGGGTCTGGACGTGGGTCCCATCCGGGAGAGCGTGGGCTTTTTGCTGGAGGGCCTGGTGGACTATGAGTTTCGCACCACGGTGGTGCGGGAGCTGCACGACGAAGACAGTTTTCGCGCCATTGGTCCCTGGCTTTCCGGGGCGAAGCGATACTTTTTGCAGTCCTTTGTAGACCGGGACACGGTGATTCAGGAGGGGCTGCACCCCTGGGACCGGGATCATCTGCAAGGATTTGCTGAACTGGTGCGGCCCTGGGTGCCTTCCGTGGAGCTGCGGGGCGTAGATTAAGAAAAACAGGCGGTGATTTTCCATTGGAAAATCACCGCCTGTTTTTAATTCGGCTTATTCTGTGGTGTCCGGGCAGTTTTCCGCCAGATCCAGAATGATGTCCACACACTTGTCGATCCCCAGCACGCTGGAGTCCAGACACACGTGGTAGTTTTGAGACATGCCCCACTCCCGGTCGGTGTAGTGCTTGTAGTTGATGCGGCGGCGGGCGTCCTTGTCCTGCAGACGCTTCTCCGGGGCTACC
Encoded here:
- a CDS encoding DivIVA domain-containing protein; this encodes MLTPQEVSERAFPKASFGGYNMAQVDEFLDVLTEDYSALYSENAVLKSKMKVLVEKVEEYRSTEEAMRKALMTAQRMADELVKEAQDQRDQMLQQAQAEAQQQVESIRKEVEAEQYRLSCAKQETAAYVQKVKALHQQAQTYLDQLDQITPQQPQAEQPAQTDAVDQAVSDIDDSVQRLVAKAMAEAKEENEKARQGQDLSDTAEFPAQGSKEPEHDDMEQTTRIDFGELQFGRDYEIK
- the lspA gene encoding signal peptidase II, translating into MLYALLVAALVALDQLVKYLVVQNIPLGHHVPFLPYILDLTYVQNTGAAFSLFNEHTWILTLISLVMSVVLAVALVKKFFRHPLGRVCLALLLAGAVGNLIDRALQGYVVDMFNVLFMNFAVFNVADICVVVGGIGAALYYLLLWDKLEGPKSRENNL
- a CDS encoding RluA family pseudouridine synthase yields the protein MTPLILTAQEGGERLDAFVASQVEDLTRSAAQRLLEQGAVTSSGKPLKKNAKTTPGMVVEVLLPDPQPVEIVPQNIPLDVVYEDDDVIVVNKPVGLVVHPAPGHPDGTLVNALLYHCGDSLSGINGELRPGIVHRIDRDTSGLIIAAKNDRAHLALAAQLQDHTLARVYEAVAVGGFKEDSGTVNAPIGRHPVDRKKMAVDPKGRPAVTHWKVLGRYSGCTHLECRLETGRTHQIRVHMAYLGHPLLGDTMYGSKKPVPGLAGQCLHARRLRFIHPTTGQPVELECPLPEWFVNLLFSRKK
- a CDS encoding anaerobic ribonucleoside-triphosphate reductase activating protein, with translation MEIQGLQKMTLLDYPGKVACTVFLGGCDFRCPFCHNGELVLSPAPAEMNQEELLAFLKKRQGLLDGVCITGGEPLLRPDLPQLLDAVKAMGYPVKLDTNGSHPRALVDLVERKLVDYVAMDVKNSPERYPETVGVPGLDVGPIRESVGFLLEGLVDYEFRTTVVRELHDEDSFRAIGPWLSGAKRYFLQSFVDRDTVIQEGLHPWDRDHLQGFAELVRPWVPSVELRGVD